CGTGCCTGGTGTTCGCGTCGGTGGCTCAGCCGTGCCCGTTTCAGTGATGCTAAGCGGTGGCGCCGCGGTAACTGCCCCGAACGGTGTCGTCAGTAGAAAAGCCAGCAGAATTCCCCCTCCGATAACGATTGGTACTAAACGCCAGAACTGGTCTCTCATGATGGTTCGCTCCCCTATCGCCCAATCAACGGAATGAAATAGCGATGCTGCTGGCTTATCGTACCACGAGACTGTAACGGGCCGTACTCATTGACGGTACCATCCAGTTCAATTTCGACCAACCAGTACGAGTAATCCACCCCGGTCAGCGCAGTGGTATCACTGAAGCGATAACTGGCACCATTGGTCGTACTGCCTCGCGCCGGAATTGGGATTGGTGTCAACAATTGCGCTTTATCCCGGCCAGCAGTTGAGCGATAGATCAGGAAGCCACGGGTATTAATTTCAGCCCCGGTTGTCCAGACGATGTCCCAGCCACTACCGGATGTAACCAGACGTAACTCGGTGAGCACAATAGCGGTTGGCGGCCCACCGGGTGGCGGCGTGCGCAGACGGGTCGGATCGTCAGGATCGGTGGTCGTTGGATCATCACTCGGCGTTGAGGAGATATTCGCGCCCGTAGCCGTGGCCTGGTTGCTGATTTCAGTGACACTGTCGGGTAGAGGATTGTTTACCTGCACCCGGAAGGTAATGGTTAGCACCGCATTCACAGCCAGCTCGTCTAAGGTGACTTCCACGGCGGCATCGCCGGTAGTATTGCCACTCACAATCACCGCAGTTGGCGGCGTCGCTGCCACACTGCCCACGACGAGCGTGGTATTTGCATCGGGCGTGTCACTGACATTCAGCCGGAGTGCAATCTCTGGGCCGGTATTGGTCAGCACCAGGGTGTACTCAATAACGTCACCCGGCCCGGCCAGATTATCACTGTTGCTATCGACAACCAGGGATGCCCGTTTGATAAGGTCAACTGTGGTTGGACCAGGCACGTAGGTGCTATCACTCGCGCTCACTTGTGGGCGCGGCTGGTTGGCGCTGTCGGTGTAGTTCAGCGTCGCCGTGTTGGTCAGCGTGGTCGGACCGGTCACGGTGGTGTCCACCTGCACGGTGATGCTCACGCTGGCGCTTGCCCCCGCCGCGAGTGTGCCGAGGTTAAAGGTCACGGTACTGCCGCTCACGTTACAGGCTGGACTACAGCTCTGGTAGCTTACGCCAGCGGGTAAGGTGTCACTCAACGTGATGTTATACGCATCACCCACCCCGGTGTTAGTAAAGGTCAGCGTGTAGGTCAATGTCTGCCCTGGAGCAGTTACGGTTGACCCATCCGTCTTACTCAGCACGATGGTCGGCTGCGCCGGTACCTGTGTTGAGTCACTCGCGCTCACTTGTGGGCGCGGCTGATTGGCGCTATCGGTGTAGTTTAGCGTCGCGGTATTGGTCAGCGTGGTCGGGCCGGTTACTGTGGCGTTCACCTGCACCGTCGTGCTCACGCTGGCGCTATCCCCCGCCGCGAGTGGGTTGGTCAGGGTGAAGGTCACCACCCCACCGCTCTCGCTACACGTCCCACTCAGGCTGCCGAGGTTACAGCTCTGGTAGGTCACACTGGCGGGTAAGTTATCGCTCAGCGTGATGTTGTATGCATCACCCGCGCCGGTGTTGGTAAAGGTCAGCGTGTAGGTCAACGTTTGATTGGGGGCGGTGACCGTCGAGCCGTCGGTCTTACTCAGCACAATGTTCGGCTGTGCCGGTACCTGCGTTTGGTCAGTCGCACTCACCGACGGACGGACATTGCCGTTGACATCGGTATAGTCGAGCGTCGCGGTATTGGTCAGTGTGGTCGGGCCGGTCACTGTGGTATTCACCTGCACGGTGATGCTCACGCTGGCGCTTGCCCCGGCTGCGAGTGGATTGGTCAGGGTGAAGGTCACCACCCCACCGCTCTCGCTACACGTCCCACTCAGGCTGCCGAGGTTACAGCTCTGGTAGGTCACACTGGCGGGTAAGTTATCGCTCAGCGTGATGTTGTATGCATCACCCGCGCCGGTGTTGGTAAAGGTCAGCGTGTAGGTCAACGTTTGATTGGGGGCGGTGACCGTCGAGCCGTCGGTCTTACTCAGCACAATGTTCGGCTGTGCCGGTACCTGCGTTTGGTCAGTCGCACTCACCGACGGACGGACATTGCCGTTGACATCGGTATAGTCGAGCGTCGCGGTATTGGTCAGTGTGGTCGGGCCGGTCACTGTGGTATTCACCTGCACGGTGATGCTCACACTGGCGCTTGCCCCGGCTGCGAGTGGATTGGTCAGGGTGAAGGTCACCACCCCACCGCTCTCGCTACACGTCCCACTCAGGCTGCCGAGGTTACAGCTCTGGTAGGTCACACCGGCGGGTAAGTTATCGCTCAGCGTGATGTTGTATGCATCACCCGCGCCGGTGTTGGTAAAGGTCAGCGTGTAGGTCAGGCTCTGACCGGGGGCGGTGACCGTCGAGCCGTCGGTCTTACTCAGCACAATGTTCGGCTGTGCCGGTACCTGCGTTTGGTCAGTCGCACTCACCGACGGACGGACATTGCCGTTGACATCGGTATAGTCGAGTGTCGCGGTATTGGTCAGCGTGGTCGGGCCGGTCACAGTAGCGTTCACCTGCACGGTGATGCTCACGCTGGCACTTGCCCCGGCTGCGAGTGGGGTGGCGAGGTTAAAGGTCACAGTACTGCCGCTCGCATTACAGGTTCCACCTAGACTGCCCACACTACAGCTCTGGAACGTCACCTCCGGCGGCAACGTGTCGCTCAGCGTGATGTTGTATGCCGGAGCGAGACCTGTGTTGGTGAATATTAGCGTATAGGTCAATGCCTGCCCTGGAGCAGTTACGGTTGAGCCGTCCGTCTTGCTCAATTGCAGCAGTGGTTGATTGACAACCGTCGTATCGGTCGCCTGGAGCTGTGGATACTGGTTGCCAAAGCCATCCCGATAATCGAGTACGGCAGTATTGGTCAGGGTGACGGAAGAGGTAAGTGATGGATTAATCTGCACCGTGATCGTGATCGTGTCGCTGGCGTTATGATTCAGAGGATCGGTACGGGTGTACGTAACCGTACCTCCAAAGGGGTCGCCGCTATGCGTACATGTGCCGTTCGGTGCCACACAACCTTGAAATATCACATCCGCCGGCAGCGTGTCGATCAGCACAACGTTGTAGGCCGGGCCAGGGGCAGTAATACCGTTGCCGGTATTGGTGAAGGTCAGAGTATAAGTCAGCACTTCACCCGGCGCAGCGAAGTCTACCCCATCCGTTTTCGAGAGGGTCAAGCCTGGGGCCGGCGGTGGCTCAAGATACACTGGAACACTTGACTGACCTTCCTGGATGAACTGATTATTGTTGTTAACGCAGCTCACAATGCGCCACCAGCCTGGTTCGGGGTTATTAACAACATCACCAGCACGTGTTGCATTGGTACTGCCATTCCAGCGTGTCGCACCTGACACGGTACCTGCGCTTCCTCCTGTCAATCCGCTAGCATCGAACGTAGCACTCGGCGCGTAGTATCTGACCCGCACATTCCCATCCATGTCAAAATTATGAAATGTGACAGTGGGTTGACCAGGGGCAACATACTCAAACAGAGTCAGACATTGGGCACCAGCACCACTGTGCTGATACGTTGTGTAAGCCATCCCAATCGACAGCTCATCACCCGTACCAGGCTGACCATCAGGATTGTCGTAGTTGGGCAATGGATCAGTAGCTGGATTGTTATCGTTATCCGCACCAAACCGGAGGCGCCAGCTATTGTCAGCATTCCCGTTGGTTTGCGCACGCAGGATGTAGGTACCACAGCCTGTATTGCCAACGTCGATGGTGTAAAACCGGTTCCATTGTGGCCCAACACTACCCGAAGTGTATATTGTCTGCTGGAGTGACCCAGGGGCACCTGGCCCCGGCGCTGTCGGATTGGTTGCCGGATTGAGTGATGTGCCTGGCTGGTAGATTTCAAATACGGTGCTACCGGCAGTGGTTATTTCATCAGCCACACCAGCACCTGATGTATTATTGAGATCGGGATGGAACAGATCGACATAAATGGGCGTACCAGAAGGCCAGCCACATGGTACATGCAGGGTAATGTAGTGATAACCATCGCCCGCTGTCGAATTTGTGTACCAGTCGCCGATACCAAGTGCACGATTTGGACTTGAAGTCTGGAGGTAGAACACTGAACCGGCGGGTGGTAGTTCAACCGCCTGAGTGGTATCCTTCGACCATACAGGCAACAACAAGGCTGTGACCCAGATCAGCAAGGTCATCATTGTGGTGCGACGTTGCATGAATTTTCTCCGTGTGTTATTCCCAGGAAGATCAGTTCGCGGGAGCGAAACGAACGCCTGCAGGTATAAATTCTCATCGAATTATAAGACATTGCGACCATATTGCCAATACCTTTTGGGCTATTATTTAGCAGGACTATAGTACTATAAGAACGTAATGTTTGTTGAATTGTTTGTCATATCATTGGGTGGCAGAAACTGGGAATATATCAGCCAAACAGGGAAGAGCCACGGTTTATTCTGGAGATAAGCTGATACAATTAGTTGAGTAAATGTTAATATACTACGTTTAATCGTAATTTTGTAATTTTAGAGGTGAATTTCAGTGTCAACAATTTCTACCCGTCATGGCCCACTGCACTATCTCACCGTTGGTCAGGGTGCACCGTTTGTACTGCTTCACGGCAACACCTATAGCGCGACCACCCAGGTGCGGCTGGCGCAACGGTTTGCCGATCAGTTTACAGTCTACTCGTTTGATCTGCTTGGTCATGGTGGTTCGGCGCGTCCGCCAGATCTCTTTACCACTCGCTACTTTCAAATGCAAGGCGAGGCGGTGGCCGATGCGCTGGCCGGTCTGTTCCACACACCGGTACCGGTCTTCGGGATGAGTGCCGGTGGGATCAGTGCCTTGAATGCGGTCTGTATTCGCCCCGATCTGATCGCAGCTCTCATTCTTGACGGGGTGTTTGCCCGGGTAACCGCAGCCACCTATCAGGCGCATCGCCACGCCACAGCCAGTATGTCGCCGAGCTGGCACCGTTATATGGCAGGTCAGCACGGTGCCGACTGGTGGCCGATTCTCAATGCCGGCGTCGAGTCGGTGATCGAGCAACTGGCCGCCCAGGAAGCACTGGTCACACCGTGCCTTGACCAGATTCGGGTGCCGACCATTATTTTTCACGGTGGCAAAGACCCGTTCGTTCCCGACGAACAGGCGCGGGCGGTAGCTGCCGGCATTCGCGGTGCCCGCATTGTCTACGAACCAGAGGCCGGCCATCTGATTGCCTGGCGTAATCCTGATGCCTTCCGCGCCCGTGTTGGGCGGTTTCTGGTTGAAGCAGGTGTGGTAGCGGGGTGACGGCGGACAGGGTGAGCGCACCGCTACGTCTCCAGCATGTTCTCTGCACGCAGTGTGCACGTAACGCGCTGATCTGGTGTACCCTGTTGCTTCTCATTTGACATTCCCGCCCTTTTGCATTGCGACGTTGATAGGGGCCGAAGCCCGGCTTCGGCCCCAGAGATTGCTGTCAGCGCACAATGACGGGTACGAAG
This genomic window from Chloroflexus aurantiacus J-10-fl contains:
- a CDS encoding DUF11 domain-containing protein produces the protein MQRRTTMMTLLIWVTALLLPVWSKDTTQAVELPPAGSVFYLQTSSPNRALGIGDWYTNSTAGDGYHYITLHVPCGWPSGTPIYVDLFHPDLNNTSGAGVADEITTAGSTVFEIYQPGTSLNPATNPTAPGPGAPGSLQQTIYTSGSVGPQWNRFYTIDVGNTGCGTYILRAQTNGNADNSWRLRFGADNDNNPATDPLPNYDNPDGQPGTGDELSIGMAYTTYQHSGAGAQCLTLFEYVAPGQPTVTFHNFDMDGNVRVRYYAPSATFDASGLTGGSAGTVSGATRWNGSTNATRAGDVVNNPEPGWWRIVSCVNNNNQFIQEGQSSVPVYLEPPPAPGLTLSKTDGVDFAAPGEVLTYTLTFTNTGNGITAPGPAYNVVLIDTLPADVIFQGCVAPNGTCTHSGDPFGGTVTYTRTDPLNHNASDTITITVQINPSLTSSVTLTNTAVLDYRDGFGNQYPQLQATDTTVVNQPLLQLSKTDGSTVTAPGQALTYTLIFTNTGLAPAYNITLSDTLPPEVTFQSCSVGSLGGTCNASGSTVTFNLATPLAAGASASVSITVQVNATVTGPTTLTNTATLDYTDVNGNVRPSVSATDQTQVPAQPNIVLSKTDGSTVTAPGQSLTYTLTFTNTGAGDAYNITLSDNLPAGVTYQSCNLGSLSGTCSESGGVVTFTLTNPLAAGASASVSITVQVNTTVTGPTTLTNTATLDYTDVNGNVRPSVSATDQTQVPAQPNIVLSKTDGSTVTAPNQTLTYTLTFTNTGAGDAYNITLSDNLPASVTYQSCNLGSLSGTCSESGGVVTFTLTNPLAAGASASVSITVQVNTTVTGPTTLTNTATLDYTDVNGNVRPSVSATDQTQVPAQPNIVLSKTDGSTVTAPNQTLTYTLTFTNTGAGDAYNITLSDNLPASVTYQSCNLGSLSGTCSESGGVVTFTLTNPLAAGDSASVSTTVQVNATVTGPTTLTNTATLNYTDSANQPRPQVSASDSTQVPAQPTIVLSKTDGSTVTAPGQTLTYTLTFTNTGVGDAYNITLSDTLPAGVSYQSCSPACNVSGSTVTFNLGTLAAGASASVSITVQVDTTVTGPTTLTNTATLNYTDSANQPRPQVSASDSTYVPGPTTVDLIKRASLVVDSNSDNLAGPGDVIEYTLVLTNTGPEIALRLNVSDTPDANTTLVVGSVAATPPTAVIVSGNTTGDAAVEVTLDELAVNAVLTITFRVQVNNPLPDSVTEISNQATATGANISSTPSDDPTTTDPDDPTRLRTPPPGGPPTAIVLTELRLVTSGSGWDIVWTTGAEINTRGFLIYRSTAGRDKAQLLTPIPIPARGSTTNGASYRFSDTTALTGVDYSYWLVEIELDGTVNEYGPLQSRGTISQQHRYFIPLIGR
- a CDS encoding alpha/beta fold hydrolase — its product is MSTISTRHGPLHYLTVGQGAPFVLLHGNTYSATTQVRLAQRFADQFTVYSFDLLGHGGSARPPDLFTTRYFQMQGEAVADALAGLFHTPVPVFGMSAGGISALNAVCIRPDLIAALILDGVFARVTAATYQAHRHATASMSPSWHRYMAGQHGADWWPILNAGVESVIEQLAAQEALVTPCLDQIRVPTIIFHGGKDPFVPDEQARAVAAGIRGARIVYEPEAGHLIAWRNPDAFRARVGRFLVEAGVVAG